A stretch of DNA from Malus sylvestris chromosome 9, drMalSylv7.2, whole genome shotgun sequence:
AAGCAAGAATATATTAAGAAACCTGAGGATTTCATCAAAGAGTATCGCTACAGGGTAAACCTTGTGCtctttttgtaatttatttgtCGGCGATGTTTTGTGCTGCTGAGTGTCATGCTTTTTCTTGTTGTATTGTGTAATGAAACTCAATTATCAAGTTTAAATTGGGCATTAGCTATGTTAATTGGAATTTGCCGAATGTTGTAAAGTGCCGCCTTTATGCTCGAGTGTTATAAAACCCTTAGCTGTGATATAAAGAAATTGTGAACGATGTATGTTTCCTAATTTTGATTTTAGGCTGAAGATTGGATTTGTTTTGCTGTTGAAATTTGAGATACTTGAACAGAACGTTCTCTTGAGACGTGGGATTTGAGAATAACGTGTTAAAAACTTACATGATAATgacagtttttttattttaatatgtaGTAGAAGTTGGAATGTATTATGCAAAAACTCAGAACTTAAGGTAGACGGCTCTTATGAGCTTGTTGAGCAGGATTTTCTTGCCAAGTATCGAGTATCCTTTAGCCTGGTGATGTTTCCACAGGCTTGTTTCTTTCTGCAACTTGATTTGTATATTCACTAGCCTGTCTACATTCTAATGCACTCCGTGATTGAAattatctttttctttaattaggAGATGGACCTTGTCCACATGAAACACAGGTTAAAGAGAAAAAGGCCAGCATTGGAGACAGCTAACTCACAGCTTCTTTTGGTCGTGCGCATACAGGGGTAGGTTTTTAGTTTAACCTGATAAGTTTTATTTTACATATTATCTCTATCTTGAACTCTCTATTTCTAATTTCTCAATACTTCTTTCCAGGAAAAATGACATGCACCCTGTTGTTAGGAAGGCCTTATATAGCCTAAAATTGAGGAAAATTTTCAATGCTGTCTTTGTGAAAGCAACTGACGCTATATTAGAAAAGTTGCAGAGGGTGCAGCCGTATGTTACCTATGGGTAGGGGTTGCGCGTCCTTCTACTCTACTTTCctgccaaaattaaaatattttaagtgGATAAATGCATCACAAGGCACAGGGGCTTTCTctataatttcatattttgcaTTTGCAAATGAGCAATAGTTGATTTTCTATAATAAAATGAGTGGAAAAAATGCGATGTACAGTAACGAAGTTGGAGCCTGTCATCAAAGCACAAAATAACTGTAAATTTATTACTTGGGTATCAGCGGAGGAGCTGTATCAGTGTTTCTTACTTCATAGAATGTTTTCATTTGTCTCTTTTATGGAACTGCTTAATCTTTTTAACCTTGATATTTCAATTGGTTGCGAGGTTTCTTCTCTGATAACCGGTCTAGGGATTTTTCATTGCATAGGGAAATTGGCGCACAATGTTTGTTTTCTATAATCACAATCAGTGGGATTTTGTGGCTATTAAGTTTTAACAGACAATTATCGAGTTGAAATGTTTTTACTTTTTCATATGCATATGCACCAAATGCTTGAAATCATTTTGTACATAATTGTTAGGTTTTCATCTTTAATGTCGTGACAGTCTTGTGTCTCGGGATTTAAATTTTTCTTGtttcagcttgtgaactacattGTTGTGTTGTTAGACTGAACACATGTTCAGATGCAACAATATTTTGTACACATTATATTTGTTTTTGGTGTATGTGGTTGCTCCCCTATTGAACAACAGTGCTTTGAGTGTGCGGCTATCTCAAGTTTAACTAAATCAATCTCTTGAATAATATGGCTATCCATTTTATAGGATCTAGCAACCAATACGTTCTCCCTTGTATTGTTGCTTGTATATTACTGACCAATGGTTCATGTTCATGATGATATTTTTCTGGTTTCCGAAGGTATCCTAACCTTAAGAATGTGAGGGAGCTGATTTACAAGAAGGGCTTTGCAAAGATAGACAAGAAGAAAGTTCCTCTGACAGACAACAACCTTATTGAACAGGTAATCGGTAATGTCTTACTGAATTTTGAGCATAGTTAGTTTACTAGTCATCAGTTTCTTATTTCAATTTGTACATTTACAGTGTAAATCTTCACCCTTCTTTTATCTGACAGGCAATGGGGCAGTATGATGTTATATGCATAGAAGATATAGTGCATGAAATTGCCACGATTGGCCCACATTTTAAGGAGGTTACTGGTTTTTTATGGCCCTTTGTGCTTAACAAGCCTGAAGCAGGATTAAAAGGTTCAAAAACGGTATACAAGGATGGCGGAGATGCTGGCGATCGCGGGGATAAGATCAATGAACTAATTAGCAAGATGAATTAACATGTGACGAGGTCGTACGATAAAAGATTTTGGTTTAATGAGGATTGTGGTTGTCTTTATCTTTTTATCTATACTAAAACAGTGTTGTATGGTGTCTTTGACGCTTAAGAGTGACTCAAAATCAAATTTTGGTTTGAACTTGAAGTTAACATGTCTCTACAGTTCTATACTTATTGTTAAAACTACAGCGGATTGAAGTTTGAATATGACAgctgaattttaaaaaaaattgatagttGAAAAAACATATCAATTATATTCTTATAttatcaaatatagccaaatattagcctctaatttcaaaaatattagtttttataaaagctttcaaatatatccaaaatatcACTTGAATAGATGCAAATACCCTTATGCTTTAaacttaataaattaaaaaaccaaaacataatATATGTTGgatgttttttttcattttttctcgTTTATGTTTTCTCTTTGGTTTTATAGTTTCTTCCTTCGATTGAGTATTTACGGAAGAATGAACTATCAATCTTGGTAATGTTATTTATCTCAATTTTCCTTTGAATTATATGtgttttgtatttaatttttcaCACCTTTGCATTATTAAGGGCGTAGTCTGTGTCGAGAGAATATATTAAGAGTATTTGCATTATTAAGGATTCCGTTTAGAAGATTATCATTGACTGTGGTAGTGAATTGAGAGAATATGTTAAGAGTATTTGTGTCTATTAAGTGAGATTTTgaatatatttgaaagtttttacaAAAACTGACGTTCTTGAAATTCTAGGCTAATATTTggttatatttgataaatactcatCTTACAATTTTGAATTATCCAACATTCTAATTTATCAATCTCTAGAAGTGtagatttatttaaatttattcaagTTGGCTAAAGTAATGTACTCTCTAAGGTCAAGTTTAGGTTTCGTTTCTGTAGTTTACAATAAGGCATTCTCCAATATGACCTCAAATTTAGAATAGAATATCGTTTGTATAAAAATTTGTAGCATTCTAATAACATTTAACATTATACCAAAGTCTAGtgccaaacaaaaaaaaaaaaaaaaaaaaaacaagtctAGCAATCTTAATTTCTAAATCTCCTGCATCTAAGTAGCATTCTAATGACAAGCTATTAATATAATTATGTTAAGGGCGTGTCCACTTACAAAGCATGGAAATTGGCATCATTTTGATTCTTGAGTTCCTTACGTTTATTGTAGTCTTCAGTCTTAATGAAATTGTACCTGCAAAACAAAATAACACCCTTAATCAAGGTCAAACCATATGCGCACCCACAAGGTGAGTCATCTATAGGATGGATAAAGAAGAATAATCCCAAAAGTAttgaatattaaataatatcttGTAATTATCTTGGAAGTATGCTTGATTGGATATGATTGTGATTGCTTCCTTGATTGAGTTGTTCTTCAATTAAGAAAGTATTAAACATAGGATTTAGTAATTAATCTTATTTTTAATACTTTCGACTTTTCTTCTTATCCTGTGTAGGAGAACTTGATGACGTTGTAGTCGGCTGCTCAGATCTTCAAGGATGTAGAACTACGCATGGGAATCTTCGTGGGCCCTGCCAATAGGGCATTCTTGTCTTATTTCGGTATAAATCCACTTGTTAGCTCCAGGAATTTTCGaaatattttttgctccacaattgCACCTACACCTAATGTGCTACATGCTGAAAAAGGCAGAAGTTGTAGGAATCCCAAATTGAGTGGATAAACCAAAAGTTGTTTCCTGATTCGCCCTAGAAAATTTATGTCCTCTCCCctaattttcttatttggttgcCCTTGTGAAGAGGTGATCGGTGTTGTTGTCTTCTTTTTAGCGCCGCACCAAGGTAAGCAACTTttcatcccttttttttttattttttattttttgggtatcTGCGGGGCTCGACGTGAAGCCTCGGATCGGCCGAGCCGAGGAGCTAGCGTGGCATGGACCACGACATTAGGCTGGCACGGGTTAAGAGAATGGGCACTAAGGCACTGAGGTGGTGGATTGAGCAAGCTGGGCTCTTCCCGTGAGTGGGAAAGGAGAAGAGAGGCACTGAAAGATGCCATGTTGGACTCGAGTAGGCTGGGTCTGGAGATAGGGCACTGGGCTCGGCTTGTTGGCACGTTGGTGGATCAGTTTTGGTCAGGTTGCTGGAAGGAGAAGGCTGGGCCTACGGGCCTGGACTGTTGAAAAGAGAGAGGCCCATTAGGGCCTACCGCTGCCTGGAGGTGAGGAGGGAGGCCGGGGCCTCCTTCCGTGTTGGGTCGAGAGGATAGAGGAGGGGATATGGGCTTCCTGGGCCGTGGGGCCTGGCATGGTGGCACTGGGTTCCTACGGCCTcaatgaattttattttatttttcctctCGAGCAGTCTTTTGAATAtctcttcttaatttttttttccaggaaTTTTTCGTCTCCTACCAATTGCAAGAACGATGGATATCTTTTACCCAAGTGTCGTCGGGCCGAACCCGGTAACGTGGATTGCTTCAAGGCTGCCTATGTTAAGATAGGTTTCGATGAGCTATTCTGGGACTTCTTTGAGACGTATAGGCATGCGGTCTCGCTTGGAGTCTGCGTGAAATGGGTGAAGGAAAGAAGCACCTATGAACCGTGCAACGACGCTGCCAAAGCATGGAAAAGACCCATCAAGTTTCATTTGCACTATTTCATGCTAGGATTCATTTTTCTCATGTCGCGCTTCTTCAAAGAGGTGATCTACTATTTGAAATGGGCTCCTGCTCAGTGCCCTCTGAATGCAGTTTGCTTGATGGTGGGATTCTTGAACCTGAGCAAGTTATTTGATCTAATCTTGAGTGTCAACGAGTTCTAGTATTTCTTTGAATGGCCACAAGGATGGTGTGGGGCAGTTGAGGTCTTGCAATAAGCAAACT
This window harbors:
- the LOC126634400 gene encoding 60S ribosomal protein L7-1-like translates to MTEEMAQPLTYIPEVILKRRKTNEELALRRKEQLEQRKFKSQQNKQEYIKKPEDFIKEYRYREMDLVHMKHRLKRKRPALETANSQLLLVVRIQGKNDMHPVVRKALYSLKLRKIFNAVFVKATDAILEKLQRVQPYVTYGYPNLKNVRELIYKKGFAKIDKKKVPLTDNNLIEQAMGQYDVICIEDIVHEIATIGPHFKEVTGFLWPFVLNKPEAGLKGSKTVYKDGGDAGDRGDKINELISKMN